One Oryza brachyantha chromosome 3, ObraRS2, whole genome shotgun sequence DNA segment encodes these proteins:
- the LOC121054010 gene encoding dof zinc finger protein 3-like, with the protein MPGQVMEAALLQQQLPAMAAGALQLPPGCFKHDVAAAATAMTDMQAFLQPLPAPAAGGGGGGREQCPRCASHDTKFCYYNNYNTSQPRHFCRACRRYWTLGGSLRNVPIGGSTRKRPRPAVRRAPPLVHFAAAAAPAPHSPQAAAGLLGSLFALGAAPLLEGRAGFDLGLGLPGPGAHVSGAGGEVAACLGALSSRGGVGATTTTTSSPLLWPTGLFDGSSNVEAWKPVAAGGGGAMWPEFSAAAQQGGLMHGGAQQQPQLL; encoded by the coding sequence ATGCCGGGACAGGTCATGGAAGCCGCGCtgttgcagcagcagctgccggccatggcggcgggaGCGCTCCAGCTGCCTCCCGGCTGCTTCAAGCACGACGTTGCTGCTgccgcgacggcgatgacggaCATGCAGGCCTTCCTGCAGCCGCTTCCGGCtccggcagccggcggcggaggaggagggagggagcagtGCCCGCGGTGCGCGTCGCACGACACCAAGTTCTGCTACTACAACAACTACAACACGTCGCAGCCGCGGCACTTCTGCCGCGCCTGCCGCCGCTACTGGACGCTCGGGGGCTCGCTCCGCAACGTCCCCATCGGCGGCTCCACCCGCAAGCGCCCGCGCCCGGCggtgcgccgcgcgccgccgctcgtccacttcgccgccgccgccgccccggcgccTCACTCGCCGCAGGCGGCCGCGGGACTGCTCGGCTCGCTGTTCGcgctcggcgcggcgccgctgcTGGAGGGACGCGCCGGCTTCGACCTCGGCCTCGGCCTGCCAGGCCCGGGGGCTCACgtcagcggcgccggcggcgaagtgGCTGCCTGCCTCGGCGCCCTGTCCAGCAGGGGCGGCGTAGGAGcaacaacgacgacgacgtcctcGCCTCTGCTCTGGCCAACCGGGCTGTTTGACGGCAGCAGTAACGTGGAGGCATGGAAGCCGgtggcggcaggcggcggcggtgccatGTGGCCGGAGttctccgcggcggcgcagcaggGCGGCCTGATGCATGGAGGGGCCCAGCAGCAACCCCAGCTTCTATAG